One segment of Macaca fascicularis isolate 582-1 chromosome 4, T2T-MFA8v1.1 DNA contains the following:
- the LOC135970642 gene encoding large ribosomal subunit protein eL39: protein MSSHKTFRIKRFLAKKQKQNRPIPQWIRMKTGNKIRYNSKRRHWRRTKLGL from the coding sequence ATGTCTTCTCACAAGACTTTCAGGATTAAGCGATTCCTggccaagaaacaaaagcaaaatcgtCCCATTCCCCAGTGGATtcggatgaaaactggaaataaaataagGTACAACTCCAAAAGGAGACACTGGAGAAGAACCAAGCTGGGTCTATAA